The sequence ataatagaGTAACCATATGGTATTATACAGCACTGACTGCTACCAACACAAAGTTAAGGTCCAAAATCTTAATTACAGatttaattattaaagttCTTGCaaatcaaactttttttttcatttgaaaagaaaataaattaagaataacaGTAGCAAAACAGAGCAAGGCAAGGAGTATCCATCATCCAATTACATTCTGGATGCGTCGTCTATTTGTACCCAGCAATAAGTAAATTGACAACGTTGTTCCAGAGTACTAGGGGAAAGAAATACCAATTCCATAACTACTGAAAATGTGAATTCATGCAGACTAAGTGCAACTTAAACAAACCAAGCCATAAAAGAAGTTTactaaatttctttaaaataagGCCGACCTGTAAGCATTCATTTAATGCGTCCAATATATTTGCACATATTTCTGTATCAGGTTCCTGCATACAAATTGCACTCACATTAGGAAAAATTTATATCATTACACCCCAGATCGAGGCTTAATTGACAGACAATAAACTACCTTGTGTAATGCTTCCACCAGAGCTGGGACAATGTAGTCAGACAATTGCTTTATATAGGTTTCATTACGACCTTGAGCTTGCCCTTTCTCTATAGCTAATTTTGCAGAAAGCAGTAGCTCCGGCATTGCTAGAAACAAAAAGATGATCTTTCTTAATcaataaatgaaacaaaccTCCAACAACGTGTGAAGAGGAATGGGAAAACAAGAATATCTAATATTAAAAACCAATACTACCTGAAACAGCTGCCTTCCTAACCTCTTCATggaaataaaatttaagaaGTGGAACCAAAGTTGGGGCAACCTATACAAAAATATGACCTTTTTAAGTATCATATGAGAGAAAGCCaggcaagaaaaaaataaggcCCACTATGAAAGACCTGATCAATCCACGGAAAGAATCCTTCTTTCAACTCATCAGCATAGCAACACAGCATATTGCAAGCTGTAGCTTTTTCCTCCAGGACACTAGTCTTGATTCCAATCCGTTTATCCCCAAGAGTAATTGTTTCCATACTGTAATAGAAAAGGAAACTTTTAGCAAGACAGCAGGTACCACTCTGCAGCAATAACAACACTACTGCTAGATCATAATATCTTATGCACTCCCTTACCAAAACTACACCTCACACACTTTCAACTACGAAATTGGGAATTTACACAGACAACCATCAAGAGTTTAAGCATATAAAAATGTTGATACGGATGTTAAAGCCATTATGGTTACCCACGCACACTAGTTTTGGGGGCATGCAGATAATGGTGTAAATGTGGTGAAAGATCATAGGAGTCTACACTAGATCCAGCTTTCAGTAACCCTTAGGAAGGATACCAAGAAATAGGTAGTGATGGCACATTCAAGCACACTATGCATGTGTGTTCGTACTTTTCTTACATAAAGGGCAAAAggttattttaaaaaaaatattgtacCTTTCATCATCAGAGTCATCAATATCACTATTGTCATCTGCAGATGTAATGGTTACATCTGGCTTAAGTTGAGCAGACTGAAGCAAAGGAGGCATTACAACACTCATGTAGGGGAGGAAATCTTGTCCTAAACACTTGCAAAGTCTAGCCCATGCCTACAGCATTGTAGATGAATTTTTATTGCAAATAATAAGTTGGTATTATAGCAATTTGTGTGCAATTTATGGGATAAGAGCATACTTGTAGCATGTAACTTGTAGTTGGATCATCTGTCTCCATTTGAGATCCTTGCAAAGCCATCAGCACTTCCATGACCTATAGAGAAAATAGTAAGGATCAGTCTGTACTTATAAGCCTCAGTATATCAGTATATAAATTAGCTGACTTCAAACACACCAACAAGAAATTGGCAGCATTGCTCTAACTTATTTCTTAGATTAGTAAAATGACTGCAGCATTTTAACAGGTTAAAatactcaatttttttatttctcattcaagaaatagaaaagagCTTAATCATATAACTTGAATATTGTAGCATGCacaagagaaaggaaaagttAACTTCTGAcgaaatcaaatttaaattcgGGGGGAATATTAGGAAATGAATCAAAATAGcaaattataaatttgataTGGATAAGcagctaaataaataaaaaattgtagtAGTCCATACTCTTGCATCCGTCCAATAGCCATTGATATGCAAGACATATGAATACAAATTCTAAAAGGAGGATGCTCCAATACAGGGAAAGGTGGTTTCAAATGTATAATGTCTTACCTGCTTAGCATCATCCCTGAATTTATCCTTTCCAACAGCCATACCAACCAAACTAATGCACTCCATGGATTTGGCGCGAAGCATACGATTAGATTTATCAGTTGCATTCATCAAGATAGCTTTTAGGTAAGGCATAACTGCATCATAGTATTTTTGGAAATGCTCCTACACATCCAATTACCATCAGATTGAATCatccacaacaacaacaaaaaatcaactAGAATAGTATATTATATAGAACAATACCTGAGATGAATCAGCAACTGATGCCAAAGCAGTCAAGGCTCCCTCTTGCACCATTTGTTTCCCATTCTGAACAAGACATAAAAATTTAGACACgagtaaaataaatattagtaCCACGAATGTGgtaacatatataaatatacacacGCATATATATACTTGTAAGAAGCACTTACCTGCAGAAGTACTAGCAATTTGCTCACTACTCCATCCAAATAAGGTGTTAAAATATCCGGAGTACAATTCTCGCTGAAGTTGAGCACTGCTGAAGCAGCATGTGCCTGCAGATAtcaaattacaaaaagaaagcaacGAATAGATAATCTTGCATGTGCAATAATGACCCTGACAACGAGCTGAATAAAGGGCATGCCAGCATATTCAATATCCTCCGGAGCCATCACCCTCGTTTACAAATTGAGGATATAAAGCAACTCAAACAGTGGCTAGTTTGCAAGTGTGGAAACCAACGGTATCCCACCAAACTAAAGCTCATCGCAATTTGTTTTCTAATGTACTTTGTAATAACTTTCAAAAGGGCCATacttccaaataaatgagactACAATCAACCAGAAATATGCATTCATGCATGTATGACTTCCCAGCAGGTAAAAGATTCATTCTCCTgccccaataaataaaataaacagcTCAAACAGCAATGAAGGGCTCCCCTCAAGCAACGTGAGATGACCTAACTGCTTGAAATATTGATTTAAGCAACCttataaaaatcataatgCTCTACAGTGCCCAACTTGTAAAGCATCGTTAAGATGAGAAACTGCCTGTCAATATTCGTTTCATGGTCACCTGGGAATAATTGCAccttaggtttttttttttttttttttttttttttttttttcacttttcaagTATTTATAGTTATAGTGCACCTAATTTGTAGGTTAAAGATGAAACTAgcttggaaagaaaaaaatcctTCACCAGTCAAACATTGAAACTGAATACCAATCAATTATTCAGAAATAGGACCAAATGCCGTATCCAGGAACTAACCTGAACACGAGGGTTCTGAAAATCATCCATAGCTGCAGCCAATGCTGGGAGCACCTGCTGATGATATTGAACTTGCAGATCTGGGCCCAAATCCGTAGACAACTGCCCAATTGCATTAATAGCTGCCCACCTTACACGAGGATGTGGATCTTGAAATGAGTTCAAGACCATTGCCACCACTTGCTCTAAATTTTTAATCATTACctgcaacaaaaataaaaaggaacagAATACCATTAACAATAATGTAAACGGCAATTCATTTTAGCTAGAAGAAAGAGAATCTGCACAAAAGTACTCTGGGGATGAACTTTTCTTATTGTTGATGATATagaacttttttttcctttggtaGTATTGATGATACAGAACTGAGACTGACCCCTTGAAAACTGCATCAAGAGTAGGGATATGCGAGCGTGTATGTGCAAACATTTTACACAATAATTGTCTTATATCTGCCATGAAAACTTTTAATTCATACTTGGTAAGTGTGGATGTGATAATCAAACCGGATAAACACGAGTAATTTGATTCTAGATGAGTGTCTCTCATTACATCTCGAACTTGTCAGCTACTCATGTTCACACAACAGTGTCTTCAACACAAGTCAAAAACCTCGGGCCTCTTATTACCAGATCTCAAATTCTACACTCCAACAGAAAAAGCATGCAAAGCATTCCATATGTGATTAATTGGGGTGCATCTAAGTGGTTGGAGTAACAACTATCCCTAGTATAATATAATAACAATTATGATAACAATCGATACCTTAGCGCAACCTTCGGCAATCTGAGCTAGTGCAATCAACGCAGCATGGTGCTTCTGCCACTCGGGGGCAGCCAAATATGCCGGCAACTGCTCGGAAGCGACTGGAACAATGGTATTCCCACCCAGGGATATAGCAAGCCGATCCAAACACTCCTGCCCCACACTGTAATTACTGGTCTCACCCGCTTCCTCATCTTCAGTCTCTGCTGTATTCCATGCGGGATCGTCCTGGATATCCAAAAGCATACTCATCAAAATAGCGAACAATCGGCTTATAAACTGCGGCAACTTCCTCATCATCCCAGGCGCGCGCTCTCTGGCCTCGGCGAGCGTGATGACGAACTCAATGGCCAAGTGCCTGGTCCCTTCTTCCAAAGACTCGGCCTCGGCAATCTGCAGCATAGACCCGACCACCTCCACAATCTGCCGCCTGAGGAACCTGGGCTCGGTCCCGGCCAATTCGATCAACAACTCGAGAGCCTCCTGCGCTGTGGCCTCGTTCCCGTTGTTCAAAGCCTCCATCAGCGTCCTCATCATCGCCGGCAACAGGTCCTGAAACCTATCCCTATCGGCAGAGCTCGTCAAACACTGGATGAAATTGATGACGGCGTTCAAGGCCGCGATCTTCACTTCGGCGCTTGACGAGTTTCCCAAACTATGCAAGAACACGGAGTGCAATTCCTTTATATGCGGCACCAAGGTGTCGCCGATGTACTGCGAAAGCTGAGCGAATATCAAAAACGCCGATTCTTGAAGCTTGGGCGAATCGGAGGAGACGCATTGGAACATGAAAGGCAAGAGCTCGGGCCAGGCGTTATCAGGCAAAATCCCAGAGGCGAGCTCGGAAATGGTGTCGCAGAGCTTCTTGGATATGGATTTGGTGTCCTCGCGCTGAATACAGGTCAAGAGAATGGTTTTGAGATTGGATTGGGTGGTGGGGGAGAGGCGGGGCCAGAGGTACGAGTCGTCGCGAGTGAGCTGCTTGCGGAGGAGAATGGCGGACATGGCTCGGGCCTCCGGGGCGGGAGAGAACTGGAGAAGGTGGGCGAGTTTGAGGGAGAGCGAGTCGGGATCGGTCTGCTTGCAGAGGTTGAAGAGGAGCTCGGCTTGGGATCGCTGCTCGTTGGAGGAGGACATGAGGTGGGAGATTAGGGTTTGGAAAGGGGCCGGGTCGGGGCCGAGAATCGTCGCCAGTTGGGCATGCTGTAGCTGAGTCGAGTCGGCCATTGCTGCAACAAACAACCTCACCACTCAGTTACGGTTTTAGGGCTTTCTGAGGCTTTTGGCTGCGGATGAGTGTATGTGAGAGAGCCTGCAAAGGTGGCTggcgctctctctctctctcctctcactTCACtatagttttgatttttggggttttttgggagaaagggTGCGGTGCGCTAAAAGTAGGAGTGGGTGTAGAGGAGTGGGGCTCCTAGTTAGGGAAAAGCAAGCGCAAAGACTTTGATTATCCAATGGATCATTAGCTGTATGTCTTATTTGTGGGTCACTCATCAATCAtgatttatttaaattattttctatccaaatatatttttggagGGAATTTTATCTTTCGTGACGATGcaattctatttttaatttctgttcCAAGTACCCGTGCcaattattaaatttaatttgtaaACCAAACCCAACCTTTCCACAAAGCACAAAGCTCCTAATGttaatttttaattctttctttccttttaaattattattattattctagACATTTGCTTTTTATcgaattttctatttatttggTTACTTTGGAAGACAAGccattttataaattttccctttttatttgcATGTCATTTTAATTTACCTTCACAGCGGGTTTGGATGAGACAAATAAACTTAGAATTTTGATAAAAGTTATCATTTTTAAATTGACATGAACCAATTCCTGTatttgggaagaaaaaaaatacatcaacaaatttagaaatttcgcttgggaaaaaaaatggaatttggTGGTCATAAATCCCAACTTTAAATTCTATCTAAAAAGTATTCATTTCTAAAATCACAAGAGATAttgagttttttaaaaaggataactttacaaataaatgTTAAATTCTATATTTAAATTCGTTacccaaacaagaaactttacaaattctataACATTAATTTCCGTTATTTTAGAATCCATCATTTA comes from Prunus dulcis chromosome 6, ALMONDv2, whole genome shotgun sequence and encodes:
- the LOC117630695 gene encoding importin-5 isoform X1; its protein translation is MADSTQLQHAQLATILGPDPAPFQTLISHLMSSSNEQRSQAELLFNLCKQTDPDSLSLKLAHLLQFSPAPEARAMSAILLRKQLTRDDSYLWPRLSPTTQSNLKTILLTCIQREDTKSISKKLCDTISELASGILPDNAWPELLPFMFQCVSSDSPKLQESAFLIFAQLSQYIGDTLVPHIKELHSVFLHSLGNSSSAEVKIAALNAVINFIQCLTSSADRDRFQDLLPAMMRTLMEALNNGNEATAQEALELLIELAGTEPRFLRRQIVEVVGSMLQIAEAESLEEGTRHLAIEFVITLAEARERAPGMMRKLPQFISRLFAILMSMLLDIQDDPAWNTAETEDEEAGETSNYSVGQECLDRLAISLGGNTIVPVASEQLPAYLAAPEWQKHHAALIALAQIAEGCAKVMIKNLEQVVAMVLNSFQDPHPRVRWAAINAIGQLSTDLGPDLQVQYHQQVLPALAAAMDDFQNPRVQAHAASAVLNFSENCTPDILTPYLDGVVSKLLVLLQNGKQMVQEGALTALASVADSSQEHFQKYYDAVMPYLKAILMNATDKSNRMLRAKSMECISLVGMAVGKDKFRDDAKQVMEVLMALQGSQMETDDPTTSYMLQAWARLCKCLGQDFLPYMSVVMPPLLQSAQLKPDVTITSADDNSDIDDSDDESMETITLGDKRIGIKTSVLEEKATACNMLCCYADELKEGFFPWIDQVAPTLVPLLKFYFHEEVRKAAVSAMPELLLSAKLAIEKGQAQGRNETYIKQLSDYIVPALVEALHKEPDTEICANILDALNECLQISGPLLDESQVRSVVEEIKLVITASSSRKRERAERTKAEDFDAEEGELIKEENEQEEEVFDQVGEILGTLIKTFKASFLPFFDELSSYLTPMWAKDKTPEERRIAICIFDDVAEQCREAAVKYYDTFLPFLLEACNDDNPDVRQAAVYGLGVCSEFGGTVIKPLIGEALSRLNVVIQHPNAVQPENLMAYDNAVSALGKICQFHRDSIDAAQVIPAWLNCLPIKGDLIEAKVVHDQLCSMVERSDRELLGPNNQYLPKIVRVFAEVLCAGKDLATEQTTSRMINLLRQLQQTLPPATLASTWSSLQPQQQLALQSILSS
- the LOC117630695 gene encoding importin-5 isoform X2; its protein translation is MADSTQLQHAQLATILGPDPAPFQTLISHLMSSSNEQRSQAELLFNLCKQTDPDSLSLKLAHLLQFSPAPEARAMSAILLRKQLTRDDSYLWPRLSPTTQSNLKTILLTCIQREDTKSISKKLCDTISELASGILPDNAWPELLPFMFQCVSSDSPKLQESAFLIFAQLSQYIGDTLVPHIKELHSVFLHSLGNSSSAEVKIAALNAVINFIQCLTSSADRDRFQDLLPAMMRTLMEALNNGNEATAQEALELLIELAGTEPRFLRRQIVEVVGSMLQIAEAESLEEGTRHLAIEFVITLAEARERAPGMMRKLPQFISRLFAILMSMLLDIQDDPAWNTAETEDEEAGETSNYSVGQECLDRLAISLGGNTIVPVASEQLPAYLAAPEWQKHHAALIALAQIAEGCAKVMIKNLEQVVAMVLNSFQDPHPRVRWAAINAIGQLSTDLGPDLQVQYHQQVLPALAAAMDDFQNPRVQAHAASAVLNFSENCTPDILTPYLDGVVSKLLVLLQNGKQMVQEGALTALASVADSSQEHFQKYYDAVMPYLKAILMNATDKSNRMLRAKSMECISLVGMAVGKDKFRDDAKQVMEVLMALQGSQMETDDPTTSYMLQAWARLCKCLGQDFLPYMSVVMPPLLQSAQLKPDVTITSADDNSDIDDSDDESMETITLGDKRIGIKTSVLEEKATACNMLCCYADELKEGFFPWIDQVAPTLVPLLKFYFHEEVRKAAVSAMPELLLSAKLAIEKGQAQGRNETYIKQLSDYIVPALVEALHKEPDTEICANILDALNECLQISGPLLDESQVRSVVEEIKLVITASSSRKRERAERTKAEDFDAEEGELIKEENEQEEEVFDQVGEILGTLIKTFKASFLPFFDELSSYLTPMWAKDKTPEERRIAICIFDDVAEQCREAAVKYYDTFLPFLLEACNDDNPDVRQAAVYGLGVCSEFGGTVIKPLIGEALSRLNVVIQHPNAVQPENLMAYDNAVSALGKICQFHRDSIDAAQVIPAWLNCLPIKGDLIEAKVVHDQLCSMVERFFVLARI